A single region of the Sorghum bicolor cultivar BTx623 chromosome 7, Sorghum_bicolor_NCBIv3, whole genome shotgun sequence genome encodes:
- the LOC8073267 gene encoding uncharacterized protein LOC8073267, translating into MAPSRRRNNSSLFESSTIITANLIMASSSFLLSRIAPRVATASPPPPPTTRMVATSRASAATSTRSVEPMAGCKTILMKPVDGQDGKVDQRAEMFIRSFRERTLSETAHFETANAGARPQPQARRCPR; encoded by the coding sequence ATGGCGCCATCACGGCGTAGGAACAACTCCTCCCTGTTCGAGTCCTCCACCATCATCACGGCGAACCTCATCATGGCCTCCTCGTCGTTCCTCCTATCGAGGATCGCACCCCGTGTGGCAACcgcatcgccgccgccgccgccgacgactagGATGGTAGCGACCAGCAGGGCTTCGGCGGCAACATCCACCCGTTCTGTGGAGCCCATGGCCGGGTGCAAGACGATCCTCATGAAGCCCGTCGATGGGCAGGATGGCAAAGTAGACCAACGAGCGGAAATGTTCATCAGGAGTTTCCGGGAGAGGACACTGTCGGAGACAGCTCACTTCGAAACAGCTAATGCAGGAGCTCGCCCGCAGCCGCAAGCGCGCAGATGCCCACGTTAG